One genomic segment of Fundulus heteroclitus isolate FHET01 chromosome 10, MU-UCD_Fhet_4.1, whole genome shotgun sequence includes these proteins:
- the desi1b gene encoding desumoylating isopeptidase 1b — translation MAQSNSSFPVKLYIYDLSRGMARQLSPVMLGRQLDGIWHTGVVVHGKEFFFGGAGIDNCPPSGTMLGDPDSVVDLGSTEVNEDLFKEYLDSLAESTYSGDRYNVFEHNCNTFSNDVAQFLTGRKIPSYITDLPSEILSTPFGQALRPLLDSMAINPGGNNITGQR, via the exons ATGGCCCAAAGTAACTCCTCTTTCCCAGTGAAGCTGTACATCTACGATCTGTCCAGGGGAATGGCTCGCCAGCTAAGCCCTGTTATGCTAG GGAGACAGCTAGACGGCATTTG GCACACGGGTGTTGTTGTCCACGGAAAAGAGTTTTTCTTTGGTGGAGCAGGAATCGACAACTGCCCACCT tctgGCACTATGTTGGGCGATCCAGACTCAGTGGTGGACTTGGGCTCCACCGAGGTGAATGAAGATTTATTTAAGGAGTATCTGGACTCACTGGCTGAGTCCACGTACAG CGGTGACAGATACAACGTGTTTGAGCACAACTGCAACACCTTCAGCAACGACGTGGCACAGTTCCTCACGGGCAGAAAGATCCCGTCCTACATCACAGACCTTCCATCCGAAATCCTCTCCAC GCCATTTGGCCAGGCTCTCCGCCCACTCTTGGACTCCATGGCCATAAATCCTGGAGGAAACAACATCACTGGACAGCGATGA